In the Setaria italica strain Yugu1 chromosome VI, Setaria_italica_v2.0, whole genome shotgun sequence genome, one interval contains:
- the LOC101786777 gene encoding LOB domain-containing protein 24: MSSSSSTGNIMEVVDQQQLDYGGGSNNPRRCAACKYLRRRCAPDCVLAPYFPASQPRRYADVHAVFGTSNATRLLQSLPVQERGRAADTMAAEARWRVQDPVYGCTGVIDRLQQEIRAVQHELATTRAQLAVHAHRGAPPPPQATPQLMSLPPPPHQGRKYRVIEYVNLLS; encoded by the exons atgtcgtcgtcgtcgtccactgGCAATATAATGGAAGTAGTGGACCAGCAGCAGCTGGACTACGGCGGCGGGAGCAACAACCCGCGGAGGTGCGCCGCGTGCAAGTACCTGAGGCGGAGGTGCGCCCCCGACTGCGTCCTCGCGCCCTACTTCCCGGCGTCGCAGCCCCGGCGGTACGCCGACGTGCACGCCGTCTTCGGCACCAGCAACGCCACCAGGCTGCTCCAG AGCCTACCGGTGCAGGAGCGTGGCCGGGCGGCGGACacgatggcggcggaggcgcggtgGCGGGTGCAGGACCCGGTGTACGGCTGCACGGGGGTCATCGACCGCCTGCAGCAGGAGATCCGCGCCGTGCAGCACGAGCTCGCCACCACGCGGGCGCAGCTCGCCGTGCACGCGCatcgcggcgcgccgccgccaccgcaagCAACGCCGCAGCTGATGtctcttcctccacctcctcatca AGGGAGAAAGTATCGAGTCATAGAGTACGTCAATTTACTGTCTTGA
- the LOC101774778 gene encoding uncharacterized protein LOC101774778 encodes MSTAVAAGMPPAHGGFRGSEKVNPDPDDAGSRRRNTNGFFVEEEEESGGAEAAVRRELEEEEEEALSENSSIGVASSDSSSIGENSASDKEDGDEEEVESKVEGLGLMGLGTLESLEDALPIKRGISNFYAGKSKSFTSLAEAAATAAAKEIAKPENPFNKRRRVLAAWNRRRASCSALATAYLPPLLAPDHAVLEEDDEEGADDEDEDHQPGGGLRSRRPPTFPSPRLSVHTTGGQMGRNPHASSFRSPRSFSMTDLQNAGYN; translated from the exons ATGtccacggcggtggcggcggggatgcCGCCGGCGCACGGTGGATTCCGCGGGTCGGAGAAAGTGAATCCGGATCCGGACGACGCGGGTAGCAGGAGGAGGAATACTAACGGATTCTTcgtggaagaggaggaggagagcggtGGTGCTGaggcggcggtgaggagggagttggaagaggaggaggaggaggcgctgtCGGAGAACTCGTCGATCGGGGTGGCGTCGTCGGACAGCTCGTCCATCGGGGAGAACTCGGCGTCGGACAaggaggacggcgacgaggaggaggtggagagcAAGGTGGAGGGGCTCGGGCTCATGGGGCTCGGGACGCTCGAGTCCTTAGAGGATGCCCTGCCCATCAA GCGGGGCATCTCCAACTTCTACGCCGGCAAGTCCAAGTCGTTCACGAGCctggcggaggccgcggcgacggcggccgccaagGAGATCGCCAAGCCGGAGAACCCGTTCAACAAACGCCGCCGCGTGCTGGCGGCGTGGAACCGGCGGCGCGCGTCCTGCAGCGCGCTGGCCACGGCGTAcctcccgccgctcctcgcccccgaccacgccgtcctggaggaggacgacgaggagggcgcggacgacgaggacgaggaccaCCAGCCGGGTGGCGGGCTGAGGAGCAGGAGGCCGCCCACGTTCCCGTCCCCGCGGCTGAGCGTGCACACCACCGGCGGCCAGATGGGGAGGAACCCGCACGCGAGCTCGTTTAGGTCCCCGAGGTCCTTCTCCATGACCGACCTCCAGAACGCGGGGTACAACTAG